aataaacaatcaaTCAAATTAGAATATACTTAAGCTCAACTTAAAATTTCGAagacattaaaaaacaaataaacaaaaattaaattgaatatactTAAGCCTTACCCTAGAACTATTCTAAAAACAATAGCAACTAAAGCATATTAAAGTACTAAAAGGATTTCAAACTCTTCATCTTGTATGTCCtctatcaaaatgaaaaaaaaaatcaattcgaTATACAAAGAAAACTACTTAAAACATATAACTCTgtttataaaatactaataaaataaaagtttttaaccTTATTTTGAATTTACAGTCTAGCTAGAAATAAAGATAAGGAACTTATATTTTCTACTAgattttttagtattatttctCTACTATGCTTTTAAAatacactaattttaatatattaaaaaaattaatatgttttgaaatatcaaatgaatatatttaaatacacataaaaaatcattaaaaaaacttaagataaaatccaaattcaaatataatttcttatgcAAAATCATCATAAAGTTATTACGATAAATTTACAAGCTTTTCTATATCTCTTTTAATATCTTCTTCCAATTTAAGTATCACATAAAACTTGTAAAACAACTTTATATAAGTACGTTGGCGTGTCAGGTGGAAGAATGAcctattattttgattattttgaagTGATGTTGTTTAAATCAAACTTATTATAGTAAACATGTTACTATCTagtattattttgtttgttttcccACTGATATTGTAAGTTTTAGTGCTTATATTCTATgcataattgtttattattattttatttttccaatttttaatgaacattatatatttaaaaattagttaataagATTCGTGTAATATTTACCGATAACCAAATAAAACTTGTTTTAGCTTCCAATAAcagaattgaatttaaatttgccttttatattaaataatagaaagataatttgaattattgataaatattaatagaataaatgagattagaaaactaaaatttattagattaGATTCTGTTAATAAAAAGgaagatataaatatattgatggAGAAAATAGGGTAAAAGAAAGCTTAATAGAGCTGGGTGTTTTGCTAACCTGTATGTATGAGTGATTAGCACTGGTGTAGCAATCGAATCAAATCAACCGGATTCATAGGCACTCTTGTTGCTGCAGTCTCTTATACTTTCTAATTTCGTTTCActctttttattacttgaaaacaacaaaaaaaacctGAATCATGGACGCACACATCATGTCAGAGGACAGAAGAGCAACAGAGGAAGGAGGAGAAACGAGGTTGGTTGGAAATCAGAATGCATCCCATCCCACAGCGGCATCCACACCACTGTCCTGTCTCCGCGTCCTTCACCCTGACCACGTGGCTGTTGGGTCCCCCGTTACCAGGGTTCCTCCATATTCAGCACCACCTCCTTCTCCAAAATTCTGGGTGGACCATGACCCTTCCACTCTCACTCACACCCACACCAACTGGGCCCATGATTCCTCACTGATTTCCGATTTCTCCAAAATGAATCTCCTCGATCAAATCCAAACCGATGTGGACCCCTGTCCTTATTTTAACCATCCAGGAACCCTTCCAAACCCGTATGATTCTGGTTTCAATGAAACAGAAAACCTTCCATACCATCACCATGTCAACAATGCCCGCTTGTTCAATGAACAAGGAATTCTCCCCTATCATGTTAACAATGCTGGGTTGTTCACTGAAACCCTCCCCTATCACCACCATGTTAATAACGCTGGACTTTTCGATAAAGGTCACACTTTTGACACCCCAGATGATCACGGTAACCTTCTGTATCATCATCCCGTGGACCAGAGGAGGAATCAGTTACAGGCCACAAGTAGTGGCAACTATCCCATTCTTCGTGATCGTTATATGGCTCCACATTCTTCCGGAGGGTTCAATAGCTTCGTCAGGTTATCTCCTATTGCGGCTATGAATTGCAATGCTAATAATCCTTCGCATCATTATCTTTCAGCGAAAGAGAAGACTGAACCTCCTCACTTTCTGCCTCCAAGGAGAGTGGGGGGAGACCCTTCTGCTTTTAGGTGTGACAATAGCATTATCTTGCaagggagagattcaagacactgcTTTGAGAATGGGTATGGTTCTTCTTATAGAAGGGGTCCTCCCCGTGACGAGTTTTGTGTGAGTGGCACTGTTTCTAAGAACTTTTCTCCTGGTGGTCCTTCTGGTCAAAACGTTGGGGAATTCTCGCTGCCCATGCCACTGGATTATTATTCTGTGCCGGACTCTCAGCGTTACATTTACAACCTGGCAAAGGATCAGCACGGTTGTCGTTTCCTGCAGCGGAAGGTTGATGAAGGAAGCTTCGAAGATATGTGTATTGTATTTGAGGGAATCATCGGGAGTGTTGTTGAACTTATGGTGGACTCTTTCGGGAATTATCTGGTGCAGAAGTTGCTCGATGTTTGCACCGATCATCAACGACTGCAGATTGTGCTCATGTTGACTAATCGACCAGGCCAGCTCGTTAGAATCTCTCTGAATACTCACGGGTATATTTCTTCATATTCTATAAAAAGTTTCTTCTTCTACACACGAGtagaacaaataaaataaaataaaatgaagcaTGCGTTTTGTTTTGTTGCGTGGTTCGGCCACTGAGCTAACAGTGTCACTATAAACAGCACGCGGGTGGTGCAGAAGTTGATTGAGACCCTCGATTCCGATGATCAAATTTCATTGGTCAAGTCTGCCATTCAACCGGGTTTTCTTGATCTTATTAAGGATCTGAATGGAAACCACGTCATTCAACGTTGCTTGCAATGCTTCAG
This DNA window, taken from Vigna radiata var. radiata cultivar VC1973A chromosome 5, Vradiata_ver6, whole genome shotgun sequence, encodes the following:
- the LOC106760355 gene encoding putative pumilio homolog 7, chloroplastic; its protein translation is MDAHIMSEDRRATEEGGETRLVGNQNASHPTAASTPLSCLRVLHPDHVAVGSPVTRVPPYSAPPPSPKFWVDHDPSTLTHTHTNWAHDSSLISDFSKMNLLDQIQTDVDPCPYFNHPGTLPNPYDSGFNETENLPYHHHVNNARLFNEQGILPYHVNNAGLFTETLPYHHHVNNAGLFDKGHTFDTPDDHGNLLYHHPVDQRRNQLQATSSGNYPILRDRYMAPHSSGGFNSFVRLSPIAAMNCNANNPSHHYLSAKEKTEPPHFLPPRRVGGDPSAFRCDNSIILQGRDSRHCFENGYGSSYRRGPPRDEFCVSGTVSKNFSPGGPSGQNVGEFSLPMPLDYYSVPDSQRYIYNLAKDQHGCRFLQRKVDEGSFEDMCIVFEGIIGSVVELMVDSFGNYLVQKLLDVCTDHQRLQIVLMLTNRPGQLVRISLNTHGTRVVQKLIETLDSDDQISLVKSAIQPGFLDLIKDLNGNHVIQRCLQCFSSQDNQFIFDASVKYCVEVATHQHGCCVLQRCIYYSMGKNRDRLISEICKHGLLLAQDPFGNYVVQYIIETDTPTAVAKMLGQFKGNYVHLSTQKFSSHVVEKCLRNVGDTRSRIVRELLAAPHFERLLQDPYANYVIQSALTFTKGLLHASLVDAIRNYKMLRSSPFCKRIFSGNLLRK